A section of the Gasterosteus aculeatus chromosome 10, fGasAcu3.hap1.1, whole genome shotgun sequence genome encodes:
- the LOC120826912 gene encoding CD59 glycoprotein has protein sequence MMRSSVLFSLAVSFAMFGFGLSLQCYSCPDGSSRSCEVKQECNQGDDSCLKLTSGGNTYTECGRYADCDFMNLAVRYSLPDFEFDCCITDLCNGQEKSAFQKFKDFFG, from the exons ATGATGAGGAGCTCTGTGTTGTTCTCCCTGGCTGTCAGCTTTGCCATGTTTGGATTTG GCCTCTCGCTGCAGTGTTACTCCTGTCCTGACGGCTCCTCCCGCAGCTGTGAGGTCAAACAGGAGTGTAACCAGGGTGACGACAGCTGCCTCAAACTCACCAGTGGTG GAAATACCTACACTGAATGTGGGAGGTACGCAGACTGTGACTTCATGAATCTGGCTGTCAGATATTCCCTCCCTGACTTTGAGTTTGACTGCTGTATCACAGATCTCTGCAATGGCCAAGAAAAAAGTGCCTTTCAGAAATTTAAGGATTTCTTTGGTTGA
- the slc39a4 gene encoding zinc transporter ZIP4, with product MAVFEESPKMFVSALLILASWGSFGPVSGSPAEKEAYRDVLSIVAPGQQHLNRESLGSVFNTLEKRVQCGEVSCEKCDLTEAFHQLTEDHSTHTEEQTGSKSANVSASQFTALAAGCVLYLSSPGLVCTAARQGTWGQEVQHFLHKIAHEDHRERPHEESEQHQDHEHVHIGVHGLKVLLQELQDHYEPSHRESCVTASDLTTEVDASSADQEVGPVLGRILYHALRGHCFISTAVRHASLPEESFFLDFIMERLGSTNFTVWDLEALMTSLHIGPDHEHHVDEHADHDHSGLRRRRRGGPEHHERSGGNATWDQFCASGEELLLIYGLADNSSVSSGLSRTDFARLSPALVQQILSGACAGVTEPPTPDGLTETEKYIYATIANVLITLTSMFGIVVLLCTSCTSVFQNCIQFCISLAVGSLTGDALLHLVPMFLDLHVHSDKTDSHNHSLDAAHEETPDYIYKMLVLIGGIYLFYLMETIFSLVAYKDNHHHQHHHGEESEPHHCDHGRVLEMYGQERKQKDKSHSASKADLVSDYDDEKSLSEPKEFTKEQRLLPYMITIGDGIHNFADGLAMGAAFSLSWKSGLATSIAVLCHELPHELGDFAILLNSGLSVRKALLLNVGSAMTSFVGLYIALSVATDLATKQWIAAVSAGLFLYIGLADMLPTMVHIRNKKPWLVFLLQNLGLLTGWGVLLLLSLYEERISF from the exons aTGGCAGTTTTTGAAGAAAGCCCAAAGATGTTTGTCTCCGCTCTGCTGATTCTCGCCAGTTGGGGATCGTTCGGCCCCGTTTCAGGGTCTCCCGCTGAGAAGGAAGCGTACAGGGATGTGCTCAGCATCGTAGCTCCAGGACAGCAGCATCTGAACAGGGAGTCCCTCGGATCCGTCTTTAATACGCTGGAGAAACGTGTGCAGTGTGGTGAAGTGTCGTGTGAAAAG TGTGATCTAACGGAGGCGTTTCACCAGCTGACAGAGGATCACTCCACTCATACAGAGGAGCAAACTGGCAGTAAAAGCGCAAACGTCAGTGCGTCTCAGTTCACCGCTCTCGCCGCTGGATGCGTCCTCTACCTCTCATCTCCTGGCCTGGTCTGCACCGCAGCGAGACAGGGGACATGGGGACAGGAGGTCCAACATTTCCTACATAAAATAGCACATGAGGATCACCGTGAGCGGCCGCATGAAGAGAGCGAGCAGCACCAGGACCATGAGCACGTGCACATTGGTGTTCATGGGTTGAAGGTCCTGCTTCAAGAGCTTCAAGACCACTATGAGCCTTCACACAGAGAG AGCTGCGTAACAGCAAGTGACCTCACGACGGAGGTGGATGCATCATCAGCAGACCAGGAAGTGGGTCCAGTTTTGGGCCGCATCCTGTATCACGCCCTGCGAGGTCACTGCTTCATTAGCACCGCCGTCCGCCACGCATCCCTACCTGAGGAGAGCTTCTTCCTGGACTTCATCATGGAGCGTCTGGGGTCGACTAACTTCACTGTCTGGG ATTTGGAGGCTCTCATGACAAGTCTGCATATCGGACCCGACCACGAACACCATGTGGACGAACACGCTGATCACGATCACAGTGGTTtaaggcggaggaggaggggcggccCCGAACATCACGAGAGGAGTGGAGGAAACGCCACCTGGGACCAG tTCTGCGCCTCAGGTGAGGAACTGCTACTGATCTACGGTCTGGCGGACAACAGCTCGGTCTCCTCTGGCCTGAGTCGGACAGACTTTGCTCGGCTCAGCCCTGCACTCGTACAGCAGATCCTGAGCGGAGCGTGCGCAGGCGTCACAGAACCGCCGACACCGGATGGGCTCACCGAGACAGAGA AATACATCTATGCCACCATTGCCAATGTGTTGATAACCCTCACATCCATGTTTGGCATTGTAGTGCTGCTGTGTACCTCTTGCACcagtgtgttccagaattgtatCCAGTTCTGCATCAGCCTGGCTGTAGGTTCACTGACTGGAGATGCCTTACTGCACCTGGTACCCATG TTTTTAGATTTGCATGTGCACTCAGACAAAACGGACAGCCACAATCACTCGCTTGACGCTGCACACGAAGAAACTCCAGACTACATTTACAAGATGTTGGTACTGATTGGCGGTATCTACTTATTTTATCTGATGGAAACAATCTTCTCTCTGGTTGCATACAAAGATAATcaccatcatcaacatcatcatggG gaAGAATCCGAGCCTCACCACTGTGACCATGGGAGGGTTTTAGAGATGTATggacaggagaggaaacaaaaagacaagtCACATTCAGCCTCAAAAGCAGACCTG GTTAGTGATTACGACGATGAGAAATCTCTTTCAGAGCCAAAAGAGTTCACGAAAG AGCAGCGCCTGCTGCCTTACATGATAACAATCGGAGACGGCATCCACAACTTTGCAGACGGCTTAGCGATGGGCGCAGCTTTCTCCCTGTCGTGGAAGTCTGGTCTGGCCACATCAATAGCCGTCCTCTGCCATGAACTACCACACGAACTGG GCGATTTTGCCATTCTGCTCAACAGCGGCTTGTCGGTGCGCAAGGcgctgctcctgaacgtggGCAGTGCCATGACCTCCTTCGTCGGCCTGTACATCGCTCTGTCCGTCGCCACGGACCTCGCCACCAAACAGTGGATAGCTGCCGTTTCCGCGGGACTCTTCCTGTACATCGGACTAGCTGACATG CTCCCCACCATGGTCCACATCAGAAACAAGAAACCCTGGCTGGTGTTTCTGCTGCAGAACCTCGGCCTTCTGACCGGGTGGGgtgttttgttgctgctgtccCTCTACGAAGAGAGGATCAGCTTTTAA
- the cndp2 gene encoding cytosolic non-specific dipeptidase, which yields MAHLPALFKYVDEHQDLYVQRLADWVGVQSVSAWPEKRGEIKRMMEMAAKDIEKLGGTVEMVDIGKQTLPSGEEIPLPPIILGHLGSDPAKKTVCIYGHLDVQPAHIDDGWDTEPFTLVEKDGKLYGRGSTDDKGPVLAWFNCIEAHQKMQQELPINIKFCFEGMEESGSEGLDELVFSRKDTFLKDVDYVCISDNYWLGKTKPCITYGLRGICYFFLEVHCGDKDLHSGVFGGSVHEAMTDLIALMGTLLDNKGNILIPGINDDVASVTDDEKKLYEKIEFNLDEYCKDVGVETLLHNSKEKILMHRWRYPSLSLHGIEGAFSETGAKTVIPRKVIGKFSIRLVPDMDPKVVEKQVIDHLEKKFAELGSPNKLKVHMGHGAKAWVSDFNHPHYMAGRKAMKTVFGVEPDLTREGGSIPVTLTFQEATGRNVMLLPVGSSDDGAHSQNEKLNRTNYIQGIKMLSAYFHEVSLLE from the exons ATGGCTCACCTCCCGGCCCTCTTCAAGTATGTGGACGAACACCAGGATCTGTACGTGCAG CGTCTCGCCGACTGGGTCGGTGTCCAGAGTGTGTCGGCTTGGCCGGAGAAGCGCGGCGAGATCAAGAGGATGATGGAGATGGCGGCCAAGGACATTGAGAAGCTGGGGGGAACGGTGGAGATGGTGGACATCGGCAAACAGACG CTTCCCTCTGGGGAGGAGATCCCCCTGCCGCCAATCATCCTGGGACATCTGGGCTCAGATCCGGCCAAGAAGACCGTGTGTATCTACGGCCACCTCGATGTCCAGCCCGCTCACATCGACGATGGCTGGGACACAGAGCCTTTCACTCTGGTGGAGAAAGACG GGAAGCTCTATGGAAGAGGTTCCACTGATGACAAGGGCCCAGTGTTGGCCTGGTTCAACTGCATTGAGGCCCATCAGAAGATGCAGCAG GAGCTTCCCATCAACATCAAATTCTGCTTCGAGGGGATGGAGGAGTCCGGATCGGAGGGCCTGGATGAACTGGTGTTTTCACGTAAAGACACCTTCTTGAAAGACGTGGACTATGTCTGCATCTCCGACAACTATTGGCTCGGCAAGACCAAACCCTGCATCACTTACGGCCTGAGAGGGATCTGCTACTTCTTCCTGGAG gtgCATTGCGGCGACAAGGACCTCCACTCAGGGGTGTTTGGCGGCTCTGTGCATGAAGCCATGACCGACCTGATTGCACTTATGG GCACCCTCTTGGACAACAAGGGGAATATTTTGATTCCCGGGATAAACGATGACGTGGCCTCTGTGACGGATGACGAGAAAAAGCTGTACGAGAAGATCGAGTTTAACTTGGATGAATACTGCAAAGACGTTGGCGTGGAAACGCTGCTGCACAACAGCAAG GAGAAAATCCTGATGCACCGCTGGAGGTACCCGTCTCTGTCTCTTCATGGTATCGAGGGAGCTTTCTCCGAAACGGGAGCCAAGACCGTTATCCCCCGCAAGGTCATCGGCAAGTTCTCCATCCGCCTCGTCCCCGACATGGACCCCAAAGTGGTGGAGAAGCAG GTTATTGATCATCTGGAGAAGAAGTTTGCTGAGCTTGGAAGCCCCAACAAACTGAAAGTGCACATGGGCCACGGAGCCAAGGCCTGGGTCTCTGACTTCAACCACCCACACTACATGGCCGGGCGGAAAGCCATGAAAACAG TCTTTGGCGTGGAGCCTGACCTGACTCGCGAGGGTGGAAGCATCCCCGTCACTCTGACCTTCCAGGAGGCCACAGGGCGTAACGTCATGCTGCTCCCCGTTGGATCCTCTGACGATGGCGCTCACTCTCAGAACGAAAAGCTCAACAG AACCAACTACATCCAGGGGATCAAGATGCTCAGTGCATACTTCCACGAGGTCTCCCTGCTGGAATGA
- the dus3l gene encoding tRNA-dihydrouridine(47) synthase [NAD(P)(+)]-like isoform X2, with product MDGAAEEPVEKRTDVAVKGEAALKSQFLTTKEQFHAFVDSEWQGPKGEKATDGDKVQDAMTTSIEEPEPKKLKLDPEEGKKGLKPDGKRMRGQNKSRPHTKPTAFDEKRLCLSVIQDKRECPFGDKCQFQHDVAEYMATKPADIGESCYLYDTFGKCGYGLCCRFAKAHTTPDFKTMENAELVRANEGKSTVKNNLSKDLQIRLRKRSVTFNQSAEYLDMLSNQKDKREQRGNGNPRAPELSADQTGGEQHVSAEAEAQAGPDKPPPVKTVGPLTDVDIVKLRLCEKKQVDFQDKLYLAPLTTCGNLPFRRVCKRFGADITCGEMAMCTNLLQGQQSEWALLKRHESEDVFGVQVEGCFPDTMTRCAELINGNIDVDFVDINSGCPIDLVYKKGGGCGLMTRTRKFEQIIKGMNYVLDVPLTVKIRTGVQEKCNIAHKLIPEMKKWDVSMITLHGRSREQRYTKSADWDYINTCSKLASPVPLFGNGDILSYEDAMKARETGVSGIMIARGALIKPWIFTEIKESRHWDISSGERLDVLRDFSNFGLEHWGSDTRGVEKTRTFMLEWLSFMCRYIPVGLLERVPQKINERPPFYLGRNYLESLMASQHVGDWVRISEMLLGPVPKNFNFLPKHKANAYK from the exons ATGGACGGAGCAGCGGAGGAACCCGTCGAAAAGAGGACCGATGTAGCTGTGAAGGGCGAAGCTGCCCTCAAATCACA ATTCCTGACCACCAAAGAACAGTTCCATGCGTTCGTAGACTCCGAGTGGCAGGGCCCAAAGGGCGAAAAAGCCACTGACGGTGACAAAGTACAGGATGCCATGACGACCTCTATTGAGGAACCTGAACCAAAAAAGCTCAAACTAGAcccagaggagggaaaaaagggccTCAAACCAGACGGGAAGCGTATGCGGGGACAGAATAAGTCAAGGCCACACACAAAGCCTACCGCCTTTGACGAAAAACGTCTTTGTCTTTCAGTTATTCAG GACAAAAGGGAATGTCCATTTGGAGACAAATGCCAGTTTCAACACGACGTAGCCGAGTACATGGCGACCAAGCCCGCCGACATCGGGGAAAGCTGCTACCTCTACGACACCTTCGGAAAGTGCGGTTACGGTCTCTGCTGCCGCTTTGCCAAAGCGCACACGACACCTGACTTCAAAACCATGGAGAACGCGGAGCTAGTCCGGGCCAACGAGGGCAAGAGCACGGTGAAGAACAACCTGAGTAAAGACCTCCAGATTCGTCTCAGGAAGCGCTCGGTGACCTTCAACCAGTCCGCGGAGTACCTCGACATGCTCTCCaaccaaaaagacaaaagagaacAGCGGGGGAACG GTAATCCTCGTGCGCCTGAATTATCGGCCGATCAAACAGGAGGGGAGCAGCATGTGTCTGCTGAGGCTGAAGCCCAG GCCGGCCCGGACAAACCGCCTCCAGTGAAGACTGTTGGACCCCTCACTGATGTAGATATCGTCAAGTTGCGCCTGTGTGAAAAGAAACAG GTGGACTTTCAAGACAAGCTCTACCTCGCTCCTCTAACAACT TGTGGAAATCTGCCTTTCCGTCGCGTGTGCAAGCGCTTCGGGGCAGACATCACCTGTGGGGAGATGGCCATGTGCACAAACCTGCTGCAGGGGCAGCAGTCGGAGTGGGCCCTCCTGAAGCGGCACGAAAGTGAAGACGTGTTTGGCGTCCAG GTGGAGGGCTGCTTCCCCGACACCATGACGAGGTGCGCCGAGCTCATCAACGGCAACATCGATGTCGACTTTGTGGACATCAACTCCGGCTGCCCCATTGACCTCGTCTACAAAAAG GGCGGAGGCTGCGGCTTGATGACGCGCACCAGAAAGTTTGAGCAGATAATCAAGGGAATGAACTAC GTTCTTGACGTCCCTTTAACAGTCAAGATCCGCACTGGCGTTCAGGAGAAGTGCAACATTGCGCACAAACTCATcccagagatgaagaagtgggaTGTGTCAATGATCACA TTGCACGGGCGATCCAGAGAGCAGCGCTACACTAAGTCGGCTGACTGGGACTACATCAACACCTGTTCCAAGCTGGCTAGTCCCGTCCCActtttcg GTAATGGAGACATACTGTCCTATGAAGATGCCATGAAAGCAAGAGAGACGGGAGTTTCTGGCATCATGATAGCCAG GGGTGCTCTCATTAAGCCCTGGATCTTCACTGAAATAAAGGAGAGCAGACACTGGGACATCTCGTCCGGCGAGCGACTAGACGTCCTCAGGGATTTCAGCAACTTCGGTCTGGAGCACTGGGGCTCCGACACTCGAGGTGTGGAAAAGACCCGCACCTTCATGCTGGAGTGGCTCTCCTTCATGTGCAG ATATATTCCAGTAGGACTGTTGGAACGGGTGCCTCAGAAGATCAACGAGAGACCTCCCTTCTACCTGGGCAGGAACTACCTGGAGTCACTAATGGCCAGTCAACATGTTGGGGACTGGGTCAGGATTAG TGAAATGCTACTTGGACCTGTACCAAAGAACTTCAACTTCTTGCCAAAACATAAAGCCAATGCCTACAAATGA
- the dus3l gene encoding tRNA-dihydrouridine(47) synthase [NAD(P)(+)]-like isoform X1: MDGAAEEPVEKRTDVAVKGEAALKSQFLTTKEQFHAFVDSEWQGPKGEKATDGDKVQDAMTTSIEEPEPKKLKLDPEEGKKGLKPDGKRMRGQNKSRPHTKPTAFDEKRLCLSVIQDKRECPFGDKCQFQHDVAEYMATKPADIGESCYLYDTFGKCGYGLCCRFAKAHTTPDFKTMENAELVRANEGKSTVKNNLSKDLQIRLRKRSVTFNQSAEYLDMLSNQKDKREQRGNGNPRAPELSADQTGGEQHVSAEAEAQPQAGPDKPPPVKTVGPLTDVDIVKLRLCEKKQVDFQDKLYLAPLTTCGNLPFRRVCKRFGADITCGEMAMCTNLLQGQQSEWALLKRHESEDVFGVQVEGCFPDTMTRCAELINGNIDVDFVDINSGCPIDLVYKKGGGCGLMTRTRKFEQIIKGMNYVLDVPLTVKIRTGVQEKCNIAHKLIPEMKKWDVSMITLHGRSREQRYTKSADWDYINTCSKLASPVPLFGNGDILSYEDAMKARETGVSGIMIARGALIKPWIFTEIKESRHWDISSGERLDVLRDFSNFGLEHWGSDTRGVEKTRTFMLEWLSFMCRYIPVGLLERVPQKINERPPFYLGRNYLESLMASQHVGDWVRISEMLLGPVPKNFNFLPKHKANAYK; encoded by the exons ATGGACGGAGCAGCGGAGGAACCCGTCGAAAAGAGGACCGATGTAGCTGTGAAGGGCGAAGCTGCCCTCAAATCACA ATTCCTGACCACCAAAGAACAGTTCCATGCGTTCGTAGACTCCGAGTGGCAGGGCCCAAAGGGCGAAAAAGCCACTGACGGTGACAAAGTACAGGATGCCATGACGACCTCTATTGAGGAACCTGAACCAAAAAAGCTCAAACTAGAcccagaggagggaaaaaagggccTCAAACCAGACGGGAAGCGTATGCGGGGACAGAATAAGTCAAGGCCACACACAAAGCCTACCGCCTTTGACGAAAAACGTCTTTGTCTTTCAGTTATTCAG GACAAAAGGGAATGTCCATTTGGAGACAAATGCCAGTTTCAACACGACGTAGCCGAGTACATGGCGACCAAGCCCGCCGACATCGGGGAAAGCTGCTACCTCTACGACACCTTCGGAAAGTGCGGTTACGGTCTCTGCTGCCGCTTTGCCAAAGCGCACACGACACCTGACTTCAAAACCATGGAGAACGCGGAGCTAGTCCGGGCCAACGAGGGCAAGAGCACGGTGAAGAACAACCTGAGTAAAGACCTCCAGATTCGTCTCAGGAAGCGCTCGGTGACCTTCAACCAGTCCGCGGAGTACCTCGACATGCTCTCCaaccaaaaagacaaaagagaacAGCGGGGGAACG GTAATCCTCGTGCGCCTGAATTATCGGCCGATCAAACAGGAGGGGAGCAGCATGTGTCTGCTGAGGCTGAAGCCCAG CCACAGGCCGGCCCGGACAAACCGCCTCCAGTGAAGACTGTTGGACCCCTCACTGATGTAGATATCGTCAAGTTGCGCCTGTGTGAAAAGAAACAG GTGGACTTTCAAGACAAGCTCTACCTCGCTCCTCTAACAACT TGTGGAAATCTGCCTTTCCGTCGCGTGTGCAAGCGCTTCGGGGCAGACATCACCTGTGGGGAGATGGCCATGTGCACAAACCTGCTGCAGGGGCAGCAGTCGGAGTGGGCCCTCCTGAAGCGGCACGAAAGTGAAGACGTGTTTGGCGTCCAG GTGGAGGGCTGCTTCCCCGACACCATGACGAGGTGCGCCGAGCTCATCAACGGCAACATCGATGTCGACTTTGTGGACATCAACTCCGGCTGCCCCATTGACCTCGTCTACAAAAAG GGCGGAGGCTGCGGCTTGATGACGCGCACCAGAAAGTTTGAGCAGATAATCAAGGGAATGAACTAC GTTCTTGACGTCCCTTTAACAGTCAAGATCCGCACTGGCGTTCAGGAGAAGTGCAACATTGCGCACAAACTCATcccagagatgaagaagtgggaTGTGTCAATGATCACA TTGCACGGGCGATCCAGAGAGCAGCGCTACACTAAGTCGGCTGACTGGGACTACATCAACACCTGTTCCAAGCTGGCTAGTCCCGTCCCActtttcg GTAATGGAGACATACTGTCCTATGAAGATGCCATGAAAGCAAGAGAGACGGGAGTTTCTGGCATCATGATAGCCAG GGGTGCTCTCATTAAGCCCTGGATCTTCACTGAAATAAAGGAGAGCAGACACTGGGACATCTCGTCCGGCGAGCGACTAGACGTCCTCAGGGATTTCAGCAACTTCGGTCTGGAGCACTGGGGCTCCGACACTCGAGGTGTGGAAAAGACCCGCACCTTCATGCTGGAGTGGCTCTCCTTCATGTGCAG ATATATTCCAGTAGGACTGTTGGAACGGGTGCCTCAGAAGATCAACGAGAGACCTCCCTTCTACCTGGGCAGGAACTACCTGGAGTCACTAATGGCCAGTCAACATGTTGGGGACTGGGTCAGGATTAG TGAAATGCTACTTGGACCTGTACCAAAGAACTTCAACTTCTTGCCAAAACATAAAGCCAATGCCTACAAATGA